One stretch of Microbacterium terrae DNA includes these proteins:
- a CDS encoding GMC family oxidoreductase — translation MSPVRRAPAGALFGADGLEADYVVVGAGSAGAVVAARLSEDPAVSVLLLEAGGPDKALELHVPAAFSKLFRGENDWGYDTVPQTELEDRTVFWPRGKTLGGSSSLNAMMWVRGFAADYDEWAETAGDGWSWDALVPYFVRAEHTADATHPTQGTDGPQSIEHQRDPRPHTAAFLRAVREAGYPVTAPNLPSGQGFSQTMVTQHRGARASTADTYLKPARGRANLRIVTGAHVRKVTFEPAGTGGTDAATGAPASAEPQASGVYVEIDGITRHVRARREVVLAGGAVNTPQLLMLSGIGPAGHLADHGIRVLVDAPDVGANLQDHLVAGLAPAAPGGTLYDAEKPGELVSYLARRRGMLTSNVAEAYGFVRTEVAGRTGAPAELPDIEIIFAPVPYVGEGLVPTPAHGVTVGAILLKPRSRGTIRLASGDPHQGPVIDPAYLSDPDGVDAATLLAGLAACERLIDTDALRTVTTSEWVQPAGGEQMSPAERAELSMRRYSHTLYHPVGTARMGTDAASVVDPELRVRGVGRLRVVDASVMPTVIRGHTHAPAIVIGERGADLIRGR, via the coding sequence ATGAGCCCGGTGCGCCGTGCGCCCGCGGGCGCGCTGTTCGGCGCCGACGGCCTCGAGGCCGACTACGTCGTCGTCGGCGCCGGATCCGCTGGAGCGGTCGTCGCGGCGCGCCTCAGCGAAGACCCCGCGGTGTCGGTGCTGCTGCTCGAGGCGGGCGGGCCGGACAAAGCGCTCGAGCTGCACGTCCCTGCGGCGTTCTCGAAGCTCTTCCGCGGCGAGAACGACTGGGGCTACGACACGGTCCCGCAGACCGAGCTCGAGGACCGCACCGTGTTCTGGCCACGCGGCAAGACGCTCGGCGGCTCGTCATCGCTGAACGCCATGATGTGGGTGCGCGGGTTCGCCGCCGACTACGACGAGTGGGCCGAGACCGCGGGCGACGGCTGGTCGTGGGATGCCCTGGTGCCGTACTTCGTGCGCGCCGAGCACACCGCCGACGCGACGCATCCGACGCAGGGAACTGACGGTCCGCAGTCCATCGAGCACCAGCGCGACCCGCGCCCGCACACCGCCGCGTTCCTGCGGGCCGTGCGCGAAGCGGGGTATCCGGTGACGGCGCCGAACCTGCCGTCGGGCCAGGGGTTCTCGCAGACCATGGTCACCCAGCACCGCGGCGCCCGCGCGTCCACGGCCGACACGTACCTGAAGCCCGCGCGCGGCCGCGCGAACCTGCGCATCGTCACCGGCGCGCACGTGCGGAAGGTCACGTTCGAGCCCGCCGGAACCGGCGGGACGGATGCTGCGACCGGCGCCCCCGCGAGCGCAGAGCCGCAGGCGTCGGGAGTGTACGTCGAGATCGACGGCATCACCCGGCACGTGCGTGCCCGCCGCGAGGTCGTGCTCGCTGGCGGAGCGGTGAACACTCCGCAGCTGCTCATGCTGAGCGGCATCGGACCGGCGGGGCATCTCGCTGACCACGGCATCCGTGTGCTCGTCGACGCACCCGACGTCGGCGCGAACCTGCAGGACCACCTGGTCGCCGGCCTCGCCCCCGCGGCGCCCGGCGGCACGCTCTACGACGCCGAGAAACCCGGCGAGCTGGTCTCGTACCTCGCGCGACGGCGCGGCATGCTCACCTCGAATGTCGCCGAGGCCTACGGCTTCGTGCGCACCGAGGTCGCAGGCCGCACCGGTGCGCCCGCCGAGCTGCCCGACATCGAGATCATCTTCGCGCCCGTGCCGTACGTCGGCGAAGGCCTCGTGCCGACCCCGGCCCACGGCGTGACGGTCGGCGCGATCCTGCTGAAGCCCCGCAGCCGCGGCACGATCCGGCTGGCGTCGGGCGATCCGCACCAGGGGCCTGTCATCGACCCCGCGTACCTATCCGACCCCGACGGCGTCGACGCCGCGACCCTGCTCGCCGGCCTCGCCGCGTGCGAGCGGCTCATCGACACCGACGCGCTGCGCACGGTGACCACCAGCGAATGGGTGCAGCCCGCCGGCGGCGAGCAGATGTCACCGGCCGAGCGCGCCGAGCTGTCGATGCGCCGCTACTCGCACACGCTCTACCACCCCGTGGGCACGGCGCGGATGGGGACGGATGCCGCCTCCGTCGTCGACCCCGAACTGCGGGTGCGCGGAGTCGGGCGCCTGCGCGTGGTCGACGCATCCGTCATGCCGACGGTGATCCGCGGCCACACCCACGCTCCCGCGATCGTGATCGGCGAGCGCGGCGCCGACCTCATCCGCGGGCGCTGA
- a CDS encoding DEAD/DEAH box helicase — protein sequence MTDVTFGALGVPQPLVAALAADGKTTAFPIQIGTLPDTLAGRDVLGRGKTGSGKTLAFSIPMAARLGADGIPRGARRPRGLVLAPTRELATQIDATLAPLAKAYGLTTTTIFGGVSQGRQVDALRAGVDIIVACPGRLEDLMKQGFVHLDRVEVTVIDEADHMADLGFLPGVTRILSATPGGGQRLLFSATLDNGVDKLVKRFLQNEVLHSVDEAHSPVAAMTHHVFTIADADLKKDVVKTLASGTGRRILFMRTKHHAKKLAKQLTSQGIPAVDLHGNLSQPARDRNLAAFSSGAAKVLVATDVAARGVHVDDVELVIHVDPPTEHKAYLHRSGRTARAGAEGAVVTLVLPEQRRDVKDLLRKAAITATPVDVTAESTEVAALVGEVAPYVKPEPVVVQPQGRSQGANAQRKRAARAGGGAGAGQGGQGGQGRSGNASGEGRGQGRGRGQGAGQASGRGQGQQASGRGQGQGRGQGAAQGGQQRADQGGAGRSAQPAGNPRTPGRRASSSGTGKLMVGSVVRQNGGNRRGGR from the coding sequence ATGACTGATGTCACTTTCGGCGCGCTCGGCGTGCCCCAGCCTCTCGTCGCCGCTCTCGCGGCCGACGGCAAGACCACCGCGTTCCCGATCCAGATCGGCACGCTCCCCGACACCCTCGCCGGCCGCGACGTGCTCGGCCGCGGCAAGACCGGCTCGGGCAAGACCCTCGCCTTCTCCATCCCGATGGCCGCGCGCCTCGGCGCCGACGGCATCCCGCGCGGCGCCCGCCGCCCGCGTGGACTCGTCCTCGCCCCGACGCGCGAGCTCGCCACCCAGATCGACGCCACCCTCGCCCCGCTCGCGAAGGCGTACGGCCTCACCACCACCACGATCTTCGGCGGTGTCAGCCAGGGCCGTCAGGTTGACGCGCTGCGCGCCGGCGTCGACATCATCGTCGCGTGCCCCGGCCGCCTCGAAGACCTCATGAAGCAGGGCTTCGTGCACCTCGACCGCGTCGAGGTCACCGTCATCGACGAGGCCGACCACATGGCCGACCTCGGCTTCCTGCCCGGTGTCACCCGCATCCTGTCGGCCACGCCCGGCGGCGGCCAGCGCCTGCTGTTCAGCGCGACCCTCGACAACGGGGTCGACAAGCTCGTGAAGCGCTTCCTGCAGAACGAGGTGCTGCACTCGGTCGACGAGGCCCACTCGCCGGTCGCCGCCATGACGCACCACGTCTTCACGATCGCCGACGCCGACCTGAAGAAGGACGTCGTCAAGACGCTCGCCTCGGGCACCGGACGGCGCATCCTGTTCATGCGCACCAAGCACCACGCGAAGAAGCTCGCGAAGCAGCTGACCTCGCAGGGCATCCCCGCCGTCGACCTGCACGGCAACCTGTCGCAGCCGGCGCGTGATCGCAACCTCGCCGCCTTCTCGTCGGGTGCCGCCAAGGTTCTGGTCGCGACCGACGTCGCCGCTCGCGGCGTTCACGTCGACGACGTCGAGCTGGTCATCCACGTCGACCCGCCCACCGAGCACAAGGCGTACCTGCACCGCTCGGGCCGCACCGCCCGCGCCGGCGCCGAGGGTGCCGTCGTCACGCTCGTGCTGCCCGAGCAGCGCCGTGACGTGAAGGACCTGCTGCGCAAGGCAGCGATCACCGCGACTCCGGTCGACGTGACTGCCGAGTCGACCGAGGTCGCCGCGCTCGTCGGCGAGGTCGCACCGTACGTCAAGCCCGAGCCCGTCGTCGTACAGCCGCAGGGCCGCAGCCAGGGCGCGAACGCCCAGCGCAAGCGCGCAGCACGCGCCGGCGGTGGCGCCGGCGCCGGCCAGGGCGGTCAGGGCGGCCAGGGTCGCTCGGGCAATGCGTCGGGCGAGGGCCGGGGTCAGGGCCGCGGTCGCGGTCAGGGCGCGGGCCAGGCATCGGGCCGTGGCCAGGGCCAGCAGGCTTCGGGTCGCGGTCAGGGTCAGGGTCGTGGTCAGGGTGCCGCGCAGGGCGGGCAGCAGCGCGCCGACCAGGGTGGTGCCGGCCGTTCGGCGCAGCCCGCAGGCAACCCGCGCACGCCCGGCCGCCGCGCTTCGAGCTCGGGCACCGGCAAGCTGATGGTCGGCTCGGTCGTCCGTCAGAACGGCGGCAACCGCCGCGGCGGTCGCTGA
- the ypfJ gene encoding KPN_02809 family neutral zinc metallopeptidase gives MTFNDNARVGGNTARRRGAGVAVAGGGIAGIGAIAVLLLSLFTGGDFSGLIPALPDAGGGGESEIASCETGQDANSNDECRLAAASLAIDQYWAEQVDGYRQPQLIIVDGQTQSQCGVASNRTGPFYCPPEEAVYIDPTFFALLRQQFDASAGPLAQLYVLAHEYGHHVQNITGIMDRYPDNGTGPDSNGVRTELQADCFAGAWVGQMTEQTDEAGVPFLQTPTRQQVADAVNAAESVGDDHIQQESGGLVNPESWTHGSSDQRERWFEIGYQNGVSSCDTFGTPGGSL, from the coding sequence ATGACGTTCAACGACAACGCGCGCGTCGGGGGCAACACCGCGCGTCGTCGTGGGGCGGGAGTGGCGGTGGCCGGGGGCGGCATCGCCGGCATCGGCGCGATCGCCGTGCTGCTGCTGAGCCTGTTCACCGGCGGCGACTTCTCGGGCCTCATCCCGGCGCTCCCCGACGCCGGCGGCGGCGGGGAGTCGGAGATCGCGAGCTGCGAGACCGGACAGGATGCGAACTCGAACGACGAGTGCCGCCTGGCCGCGGCATCCCTCGCCATCGATCAGTACTGGGCCGAGCAGGTCGACGGCTACCGGCAGCCGCAGCTCATCATCGTCGACGGGCAGACGCAGTCCCAGTGCGGCGTCGCGTCGAACCGCACCGGACCCTTCTACTGCCCGCCCGAGGAGGCGGTGTACATCGATCCGACGTTCTTCGCGCTGCTGCGCCAGCAGTTCGATGCGTCGGCCGGCCCGCTCGCGCAGCTGTATGTGCTCGCGCACGAATACGGGCACCACGTGCAGAACATCACCGGCATCATGGACCGCTATCCCGACAACGGCACCGGGCCCGACAGCAACGGCGTGCGCACCGAGTTGCAGGCCGACTGCTTCGCCGGCGCCTGGGTCGGTCAGATGACGGAGCAGACAGACGAGGCAGGCGTGCCGTTCCTGCAGACGCCCACACGGCAGCAGGTCGCCGATGCGGTGAACGCCGCCGAATCGGTCGGCGACGACCACATCCAGCAGGAGTCGGGCGGCCTCGTCAATCCCGAGAGCTGGACCCACGGATCCAGCGACCAGCGTGAGCGCTGGTTCGAGATCGGGTACCAGAACGGCGTATCCTCATGCGACACATTCGGCACTCCGGGGGGAAGCCTGTGA
- a CDS encoding malate dehydrogenase, translated as MASAPVTVTITGAGGQIGYALLFRIAAGDMLGPECPVRLRLLEIPQGMRAAEGAALELQDCAFPLLSAVELSDDARVAFDGCEVGLLVGARPRGPGMERADLLQANAGIFGPQGVAIAASAAPGVRAVVVGNPANTNALIAAAAASADVPADRFSALTRLDHNRAVGQLAAELDVAPGDIAGVAIWGNHSASQFPDVSHATVVRDGDRMPVTEALAARLGGAAAATAWLDDVFIPRVARRGAEIIEVRGSSSVASAANAAIEHVRSERLGTADGWTSAAVLSRGEYGVPEGLVCSFPVVSDGTGYRIVEGLDLDARARGRIDASVVELAAERDAVRSLGAV; from the coding sequence ATGGCGAGCGCACCCGTGACCGTGACCATCACCGGCGCCGGAGGGCAGATCGGCTATGCCCTGCTGTTCCGCATCGCCGCGGGCGACATGCTCGGCCCGGAATGCCCCGTGCGCCTGCGCCTGCTCGAGATCCCGCAGGGCATGCGCGCCGCCGAGGGCGCCGCACTCGAGCTTCAGGACTGCGCGTTCCCCCTGCTGTCGGCGGTGGAGCTGAGCGACGACGCCCGCGTGGCGTTCGACGGATGCGAAGTCGGGTTGCTCGTGGGTGCACGCCCCCGTGGGCCCGGCATGGAACGCGCCGACCTGCTGCAGGCCAACGCGGGCATCTTCGGCCCGCAGGGCGTGGCGATCGCCGCCTCCGCCGCACCGGGCGTGCGAGCCGTGGTCGTCGGCAACCCCGCCAACACCAACGCGCTCATCGCCGCGGCGGCCGCGTCTGCCGATGTGCCCGCCGACCGCTTCTCGGCGCTCACACGCCTCGACCACAATCGCGCCGTCGGTCAGCTGGCGGCCGAGCTCGACGTCGCACCGGGCGACATCGCGGGCGTGGCCATCTGGGGCAACCACTCCGCGTCGCAGTTCCCCGACGTCTCGCACGCCACCGTCGTGAGGGATGGCGACCGGATGCCGGTGACCGAGGCGCTCGCGGCGCGGCTGGGCGGCGCGGCGGCGGCGACGGCGTGGCTCGACGACGTGTTCATCCCCCGCGTCGCGCGTCGCGGCGCCGAGATCATCGAGGTGCGCGGATCGTCGTCGGTCGCGTCAGCCGCGAATGCGGCGATCGAGCACGTGCGCAGCGAGCGGCTCGGCACCGCCGACGGCTGGACGTCGGCTGCGGTGCTGTCACGCGGCGAGTACGGCGTGCCCGAGGGGCTGGTGTGCTCGTTCCCCGTGGTCTCCGACGGAACCGGCTACCGCATCGTCGAGGGACTCGACCTCGACGCGCGTGCCCGGGGGCGCATCGACGCATCGGTGGTGGAACTGGCCGCCGAGCGCGACGCCGTGCGCAGCCTCGGGGCGGTGTGA
- a CDS encoding cation:proton antiporter produces the protein MTEAVLIAIGAVLAIALATAVAPKVNIAGPLILVLIGAGVSLLPFVTVPEVDPEIILVGVLPPLLYSAAISLPAIEFRRDFGPIAGLSFLLVVVSSAVLAVFFVLAIPGMNPLIAVALGAILSPTDAVATSIVKRLGVSRRVVTMLEGESLLNDATALVLLRTMIAAVALGGASETGTVGIGFLPAFAWGVIVAVAVGGVVGWLNLRLREHVRNSAANTAIGVTVPFIAFLPTEHLGGSGLVAAVVAGIVTGQGAARRFTPEQRLSDETNWRTIELLLEGAVFLLMGLELSDIVEGNLDDHNGLGTGLALAAGALGIILAVRAVYVTLLVWLQSRRARDRQRERLEAISERIDEIAESGAIPGPPPGATSSRRGAARRRRLERRRQRASADDPARSARRLDSMRSRVARALADISYYEASPLGWKHGVVIVWAGMRGVVTLAAAQTLPRDDTPDRPLLIFVAFAVAIGSLMLQGFTLPGVVRLLRLDDGGDETLERAEQDALDDELRQAATSALSSPKLRRRDGSSFDAELVATAGARMTAPPDDDATVRGRDMLELRLAVIEGMRSRLIELMSGGEYSTAALRHALAELDADQLSLQLRLEDAD, from the coding sequence GTGACCGAAGCCGTCCTCATCGCGATCGGCGCCGTGCTCGCGATCGCACTGGCGACGGCCGTCGCGCCGAAGGTGAACATCGCCGGTCCGCTGATCCTCGTGCTGATCGGCGCGGGCGTGAGCCTCCTCCCGTTCGTCACGGTTCCCGAGGTCGACCCCGAGATCATCCTCGTCGGCGTCCTGCCGCCGCTGCTGTACTCGGCGGCGATCTCGCTGCCCGCCATCGAGTTCCGGCGCGACTTCGGGCCGATCGCCGGTCTGTCGTTCCTGCTCGTCGTGGTCAGCTCCGCCGTGCTCGCCGTGTTCTTCGTACTCGCGATCCCGGGCATGAACCCGCTCATCGCTGTCGCACTCGGCGCCATCCTGAGCCCCACCGACGCCGTCGCGACCTCGATCGTCAAGCGGCTCGGGGTGTCGCGCCGCGTGGTGACCATGCTCGAAGGCGAGAGCCTGCTCAACGACGCCACCGCCCTCGTGCTGCTGCGCACCATGATCGCGGCCGTCGCGCTCGGCGGCGCCTCCGAGACGGGCACCGTCGGCATCGGCTTCCTCCCGGCCTTCGCCTGGGGTGTCATCGTCGCCGTGGCGGTCGGCGGAGTGGTGGGATGGCTCAACCTGCGCCTGCGCGAGCACGTGCGCAACTCCGCCGCGAACACGGCGATCGGGGTGACGGTGCCGTTCATCGCGTTCCTCCCCACCGAGCACCTCGGCGGATCGGGCCTGGTCGCGGCCGTGGTCGCCGGCATCGTGACCGGCCAAGGCGCGGCGCGCCGCTTCACCCCCGAGCAGCGCCTGTCGGACGAGACGAACTGGCGCACCATCGAACTGCTCCTCGAAGGCGCGGTCTTCCTCCTCATGGGGCTCGAGCTGAGCGACATCGTCGAGGGCAACCTCGACGATCACAACGGTCTCGGCACCGGACTCGCCCTCGCCGCGGGGGCGCTCGGCATCATCCTCGCGGTGCGCGCCGTCTACGTGACTCTGCTCGTGTGGCTGCAGAGTAGACGCGCGCGCGACCGTCAGCGCGAGCGGCTCGAGGCGATCAGCGAGCGCATCGACGAGATCGCGGAATCGGGCGCGATCCCGGGCCCGCCGCCCGGCGCGACGAGCAGCCGCCGGGGTGCAGCACGCCGGCGACGCCTCGAGCGTCGGCGGCAGCGGGCGTCTGCCGACGATCCCGCCCGCAGTGCGCGGCGTCTCGACTCGATGCGGTCGCGCGTGGCACGGGCGCTCGCCGACATCTCGTACTACGAGGCGTCGCCTCTCGGATGGAAGCACGGCGTGGTCATCGTCTGGGCGGGCATGCGCGGCGTCGTGACGCTCGCGGCTGCCCAGACCCTCCCCCGCGACGACACCCCCGACCGACCGCTGCTGATCTTCGTGGCCTTCGCCGTGGCCATCGGCAGTCTCATGCTGCAGGGCTTCACCCTGCCGGGCGTCGTCCGGCTGCTGCGCCTCGACGACGGCGGCGACGAGACGCTCGAGCGGGCGGAGCAGGATGCCCTCGACGACGAACTGCGTCAGGCCGCGACATCCGCCCTGTCTTCACCGAAACTGCGACGCCGCGACGGGAGCTCCTTCGATGCCGAGCTCGTCGCCACGGCCGGCGCGCGCATGACCGCACCACCCGACGATGATGCGACAGTCCGCGGCCGCGACATGCTCGAGCTGCGGCTCGCGGTCATCGAGGGGATGCGCTCGCGGCTGATCGAACTCATGAGCGGCGGGGAGTACAGCACCGCTGCGCTGCGACATGCCCTCGCCGAGCTCGACGCCGATCAGCTGAGCCTGCAGCTGCGGCTCGAAGACGCAGACTGA
- a CDS encoding recombinase family protein: MSEVDTGTDAAAQTSTRRSAGEPGADTAPLHLPHAAADCPKCFTELQADRHWWRARPAGSRLVGLVIARDDMPSVVEQRAALTHFGVPIEGFRHPAPETLESWEERLSRLFGRLERGDVLVVANVHALGRDIDEETRTVSELHRRGVVVKVLSHGGRHLYDAGR; encoded by the coding sequence ATGAGCGAGGTCGACACGGGCACGGATGCCGCGGCACAGACGTCCACGCGCCGGAGCGCTGGGGAACCCGGTGCAGACACCGCGCCGCTGCACCTGCCGCACGCCGCAGCCGACTGCCCCAAGTGCTTCACCGAACTGCAGGCCGATCGCCACTGGTGGCGTGCGCGTCCTGCCGGTTCCCGGCTCGTCGGGCTCGTGATCGCCCGCGACGACATGCCCTCGGTCGTCGAGCAGCGCGCGGCGCTGACGCACTTCGGCGTGCCGATCGAGGGCTTCCGCCACCCGGCCCCCGAGACGCTGGAGTCCTGGGAGGAGCGCCTCAGCCGTCTCTTCGGGCGACTGGAGCGCGGTGATGTGCTGGTGGTCGCGAACGTGCACGCGCTGGGTCGCGACATCGACGAGGAGACCCGCACCGTGAGCGAGCTGCACCGGCGCGGCGTGGTCGTGAAGGTGCTGAGCCACGGCGGACGCCACCTGTACGACGCCGGTCGCTGA
- a CDS encoding serine/threonine-protein kinase: protein MSGKRAPMAPPDLPGFTFVEVLGSGGFADVYLYEQQLPKRRVAVKVLLTERMSSGSVEEFTAEANVMAMLSTHPAIVTIYQAGVARDGRPYLVMEYCPRPNLQVRYRREPFGVAESLRVGVQVAAAVETAHRAGVLHRDIKPANILVTEYNRPALTDFGIASTSTVAAESAGLSIPWSPPESFADVPRSDPRSDVYALGATVYTLLAARSPFELPGQRNTAADLIQRIETAPLSPLGRADVPPSLEQVLARAMSKNPADRYESAIAFARSLQKVQIELSHSVTAIDILDDHVPDDVVEDDDDGLTRVRGVVSINPMTTPAAGATRPSAITSPKSAPVAVPPFSYADDVDSTVLRPAAAPAAAAAPPPAASVTAPPAWGDTTDATVLRAPAPAAPQAPDWPTHSATAPLAHDHTTQPLGGTEAPPPPPKRSRVGLWVGIAAGVVVLCGVAVGASLLAQTGAGTPESTPTAAQGSEPQDPIAVAAPEPEDVTGTVVDDGVRFTWTNPDPQEGDYYLYGVVTRADAEPTFEDTLDTEVTVPADDSGTTCIDVMLVRAKGANSDAVRECAP, encoded by the coding sequence GTGAGCGGCAAACGCGCGCCGATGGCGCCACCCGACCTTCCGGGCTTCACCTTCGTCGAGGTGCTCGGATCGGGCGGCTTCGCCGACGTCTACCTGTACGAGCAGCAGCTCCCCAAGCGTCGCGTCGCGGTGAAGGTGCTGCTCACCGAGCGCATGTCGTCGGGATCGGTCGAGGAGTTCACCGCCGAGGCCAACGTCATGGCCATGCTCTCCACGCATCCGGCCATCGTCACGATCTATCAGGCGGGCGTCGCGCGCGACGGACGCCCGTACCTCGTGATGGAGTACTGCCCGCGGCCCAACCTGCAGGTGCGCTACCGACGCGAGCCGTTCGGCGTGGCCGAGTCGCTGCGGGTCGGCGTGCAGGTGGCCGCCGCCGTCGAGACCGCGCACCGCGCGGGCGTGCTCCACCGCGACATCAAGCCCGCCAACATCCTCGTCACCGAGTACAACCGCCCCGCGCTGACCGACTTCGGCATCGCGTCGACGTCTACGGTCGCGGCGGAATCCGCGGGGCTGTCGATCCCGTGGTCGCCGCCGGAGTCGTTCGCCGATGTGCCGCGCAGCGACCCGCGCTCCGACGTGTACGCGCTCGGAGCCACCGTGTACACGCTGCTCGCAGCGCGGTCGCCGTTCGAGCTGCCGGGGCAGCGCAACACCGCCGCCGACCTCATCCAGCGCATCGAGACGGCGCCGCTGTCGCCGCTCGGCCGTGCCGACGTGCCGCCCTCGCTCGAGCAGGTGCTCGCCCGGGCGATGTCCAAGAACCCGGCCGACCGGTACGAGAGCGCGATCGCCTTCGCCCGTTCACTGCAGAAGGTGCAGATCGAGCTGTCGCATTCGGTGACGGCGATCGACATCCTCGACGACCACGTGCCCGACGACGTCGTGGAAGACGACGACGACGGTCTCACGCGGGTGCGCGGCGTGGTGAGCATCAACCCGATGACGACGCCCGCCGCCGGCGCGACGCGTCCGTCGGCGATCACCTCGCCGAAGTCCGCCCCGGTCGCGGTGCCGCCGTTCTCCTACGCAGACGACGTCGATTCGACGGTGCTCCGGCCGGCGGCGGCCCCGGCAGCGGCGGCGGCGCCGCCGCCGGCGGCATCCGTCACCGCTCCGCCTGCCTGGGGTGACACCACCGACGCGACGGTGCTGCGCGCGCCGGCGCCGGCCGCCCCGCAGGCGCCGGACTGGCCCACCCACTCCGCCACCGCGCCGCTCGCCCACGACCACACCACCCAGCCGCTCGGCGGCACCGAGGCGCCCCCGCCGCCGCCCAAGCGCTCGCGCGTGGGGCTGTGGGTGGGCATCGCCGCCGGTGTCGTGGTGCTGTGCGGTGTCGCCGTCGGAGCGTCGCTCCTCGCCCAGACGGGTGCCGGCACTCCTGAGTCGACACCGACGGCGGCCCAGGGGTCGGAGCCGCAGGATCCGATCGCGGTCGCCGCACCCGAGCCGGAGGACGTGACCGGAACCGTGGTCGACGACGGAGTGCGCTTCACCTGGACCAACCCCGACCCGCAGGAGGGCGACTACTACCTCTACGGCGTGGTGACCCGAGCCGATGCCGAGCCGACGTTCGAAGACACCCTCGACACCGAGGTGACCGTGCCCGCCGACGACTCGGGCACGACGTGCATCGACGTCATGCTCGTGCGCGCGAAGGGCGCCAATTCCGACGCGGTCAGGGAGTGCGCCCCGTGA
- a CDS encoding FHA domain-containing protein: MSMRYVPGGAVVAVTAHGFAVFEAQVQAEVVARVHALLAAGRGLAGVLEALTAAYGASLTELPPFAVALSDGAGARLAVRGDLPLHVDAAVAETVTGAGVMTWSERSIAAVDGVTFGAEGTDAASALPIADGVVLADWVQWRATAAPAVAPAPSAVAEPVEAPPADLPPVVEPVEVPVAPVAEPVEVPVAPVAALPPVAEPVEVPAPTPQRLTTDPIPVDDASDLVDYTVPSVRRRPDEREAFDADDAGVDEATLIPVDDDTTGIGAAPGFDEQWEATVIRDADAPATGAVTAVEADGYGDHDGHTVSVAQIRAMRAAPDASAPSPVDSMPPLAAPRRPAPGRLRVSTGQVVTLDRTVVVGRRPRSTRVSGTDLPHLVAVDSPQQDISRSHLELRVEGDSIVATDLRTTNGTTLHRPGSDPVRLHPGEGTVVVAGDLLDLGDGITVTVEEMA, from the coding sequence ATGTCGATGCGATACGTGCCGGGGGGCGCCGTGGTCGCGGTGACCGCTCACGGGTTCGCCGTGTTCGAGGCGCAGGTGCAGGCCGAGGTCGTCGCCCGGGTGCACGCGCTGCTGGCCGCCGGGCGAGGGCTCGCGGGAGTGCTCGAAGCCCTCACCGCGGCCTACGGCGCCTCGCTGACCGAGCTTCCGCCGTTCGCCGTCGCGCTGTCCGACGGCGCGGGCGCCCGCCTCGCGGTGCGGGGCGATCTGCCGCTGCACGTCGACGCCGCGGTGGCCGAGACCGTCACCGGCGCGGGCGTCATGACCTGGAGCGAGCGCAGCATCGCCGCAGTCGACGGTGTCACCTTCGGAGCGGAGGGGACGGATGCGGCGTCCGCACTGCCCATCGCCGACGGCGTCGTGCTCGCGGACTGGGTACAGTGGCGCGCCACCGCCGCTCCTGCCGTGGCTCCCGCCCCGTCAGCGGTCGCCGAGCCCGTCGAGGCGCCCCCTGCGGACCTGCCCCCGGTCGTCGAGCCCGTCGAGGTGCCCGTCGCGCCCGTCGCAGAGCCAGTCGAGGTGCCCGTCGCGCCCGTCGCCGCCCTGCCCCCGGTCGCCGAGCCCGTCGAGGTGCCCGCGCCGACGCCGCAGCGCCTCACGACCGACCCGATCCCCGTCGACGACGCGTCCGACCTCGTCGACTACACCGTGCCCTCCGTGCGCCGCCGTCCTGACGAGCGGGAGGCGTTCGACGCCGACGATGCGGGCGTCGACGAGGCGACGCTGATCCCGGTCGACGACGACACCACCGGCATCGGCGCGGCCCCGGGCTTCGACGAGCAGTGGGAGGCCACGGTCATCCGCGACGCCGACGCGCCGGCGACCGGTGCCGTCACCGCGGTCGAGGCCGACGGCTACGGCGACCACGACGGACACACGGTGTCGGTGGCCCAGATCCGCGCGATGCGCGCGGCGCCCGACGCCTCCGCACCCTCGCCGGTCGACTCGATGCCGCCGCTCGCGGCACCCCGGCGGCCCGCGCCCGGGCGCCTTCGCGTATCGACCGGGCAGGTGGTCACCCTCGACCGCACCGTGGTGGTCGGGCGGCGCCCGCGATCGACGCGGGTGTCGGGCACCGACCTGCCGCACCTCGTCGCGGTCGACAGCCCGCAGCAGGACATCTCGCGGAGCCACCTCGAACTGCGCGTCGAGGGCGACAGCATCGTGGCCACCGACCTGCGCACCACCAACGGCACCACCCTGCACCGACCCGGATCCGACCCGGTGCGCCTGCACCCGGGGGAGGGCACCGTCGTCGTCGCGGGCGATCTGCTCGATCTCGGCGACGGCATCACGGTGACCGTGGAGGAGATGGCGTGA